One segment of Pontibacter akesuensis DNA contains the following:
- a CDS encoding PQQ-dependent sugar dehydrogenase: protein MKNIYRPLPLLLLLLLSGCFHLLPSDGGGQGDIRTDIRPTDPGDIALPEGYKAEVVATGLTFPTGVAFDAQGQLYVVESGYSYGEVFLEPKLLRVEPNGTVATVATGQRNGPWTGVTFHNGNFFVGEGGELEGGKILRISPEGSITPLVENLPTMGDHHTNGPVIGPDGNLYFGLGTATNSAVVGPDNYDYGWLKRFPDFHDIPCRDIVLKGLNYTSTIPLESKSGVQTTGAYVPYGTPTREGEVIKGSIPCSGAVMRITPEGGQLELVAWGFRNPYGLAFAPNGQLYISENSFDVRGSRPIWGTADYLWKVQPDTWYGWPDFAGGLAMNGDRFEAPDKKAPQVLLAQHPNQPPKPTADLGVHSSSNGLDFSRSNAFGYQGEVFVAQFGDMAPEVGKVLAPVGYKVVRVNVENGVVTDFAANKGKKVAPASKLKTGGLERPVSVKFSPDGQSMYIVDFGVVKMTEKGAEPQVKTGVIWKITKS from the coding sequence ATGAAAAACATTTACAGGCCACTGCCCCTCCTCCTGCTCCTCCTTTTAAGTGGATGTTTCCACCTGCTGCCTTCCGATGGAGGCGGCCAGGGCGACATTCGCACCGATATACGGCCCACAGACCCAGGTGACATTGCCCTGCCGGAAGGCTACAAGGCTGAGGTAGTGGCTACCGGCCTTACTTTCCCTACCGGCGTGGCGTTTGATGCGCAGGGGCAACTTTATGTGGTGGAGTCGGGGTACTCGTATGGGGAGGTGTTCCTGGAGCCAAAGCTACTGCGCGTGGAGCCGAACGGTACTGTTGCCACTGTGGCCACCGGACAACGGAACGGGCCCTGGACCGGCGTCACTTTCCATAACGGCAACTTTTTTGTAGGGGAAGGCGGCGAACTGGAGGGTGGTAAGATCCTGCGTATTTCGCCGGAAGGAAGTATAACACCTCTCGTCGAGAACCTCCCCACCATGGGCGACCACCATACTAACGGCCCCGTGATCGGCCCCGATGGCAATTTATACTTTGGCTTGGGCACCGCAACCAACTCCGCCGTGGTTGGGCCAGATAATTACGACTACGGCTGGCTCAAGCGGTTTCCGGACTTCCACGACATTCCCTGCCGTGACATTGTATTAAAAGGCCTCAACTACACCAGCACGATTCCGCTGGAAAGCAAGAGCGGCGTGCAAACCACAGGCGCTTACGTACCTTATGGCACCCCGACCAGGGAGGGGGAAGTGATTAAAGGCAGCATTCCCTGCTCCGGGGCTGTGATGCGCATTACGCCGGAAGGCGGGCAACTGGAACTGGTGGCCTGGGGCTTCCGGAACCCATATGGCCTGGCCTTCGCGCCTAACGGGCAACTGTACATCAGCGAAAACAGCTTTGACGTGCGGGGCAGCCGCCCTATCTGGGGCACGGCTGATTACCTCTGGAAAGTGCAGCCGGATACCTGGTACGGCTGGCCCGACTTTGCAGGCGGCCTGGCCATGAACGGCGACCGGTTTGAGGCACCTGACAAGAAAGCCCCGCAAGTCCTGCTGGCGCAGCACCCGAACCAGCCGCCCAAGCCAACCGCTGATCTGGGCGTGCACTCCTCCTCCAATGGCCTCGATTTTTCCAGATCCAATGCCTTCGGCTACCAGGGAGAGGTGTTCGTGGCGCAGTTCGGCGACATGGCACCGGAAGTGGGCAAAGTTTTAGCCCCGGTAGGGTATAAAGTGGTGCGCGTAAACGTGGAGAACGGTGTGGTAACTGATTTTGCCGCCAACAAAGGCAAGAAAGTAGCGCCCGCCTCCAAACTTAAAACGGGTGGGCTGGAGCGGCCGGTGAGTGTAAAGTTCTCACCAGATGGCCAAAGCATGTACATTGTGGACTTCGGCGTGGTTAAAATGACAGAAAAAGGCGCAGAGCCGCAGGTTAAGACGGGCGTAATCTGGAAAATCACTAAAAGCTAA
- a CDS encoding DUF2752 domain-containing protein gives MEKVQVVLGYGRLLQARLPLEVVLWLAGLSVLALMDPEKEHLLSFCPFSWVLESGCPGCGLGHAIAFLARGEWEASWQAHPLAVPAVLLLLGRCGRLLLFNRRHNRRSYDS, from the coding sequence ATGGAAAAGGTGCAGGTTGTTTTGGGCTACGGCCGCTTGCTGCAGGCAAGGCTTCCGTTGGAGGTGGTGCTGTGGCTGGCAGGTCTTTCGGTTCTGGCTTTGATGGACCCTGAAAAGGAGCACTTGCTTAGCTTTTGCCCCTTTAGCTGGGTGCTGGAAAGCGGGTGCCCCGGCTGCGGACTGGGCCATGCGATAGCCTTTCTGGCGCGGGGGGAGTGGGAGGCGTCCTGGCAGGCGCATCCCTTGGCGGTGCCGGCGGTGCTGTTGCTACTAGGGCGCTGTGGCAGGTTGCTGCTGTTTAACCGAAGGCACAACAGGCGCAGTTACGACAGCTGA
- a CDS encoding TM2 domain-containing protein: MASILHLMPDLEPDEMSYIQSLVQNMSEDEGRQFANIYRPRRREPMLVLLTTVVGFFGVAGIQRFIVGQIGLGLLYFFTAGLCFIGTIVDLINHKRLAYEYNVKEADKVVMMMRYGR; encoded by the coding sequence ATGGCAAGCATACTACACCTGATGCCGGACCTGGAGCCGGACGAAATGAGCTACATCCAATCGCTGGTGCAAAACATGAGCGAAGATGAAGGGCGCCAGTTTGCAAACATTTACCGGCCCCGCCGCCGTGAACCGATGCTGGTGCTGCTCACTACCGTGGTGGGTTTTTTCGGGGTTGCCGGTATTCAGCGCTTTATTGTGGGGCAGATCGGGCTAGGCCTGCTATACTTCTTTACCGCAGGCCTATGCTTTATAGGCACCATTGTAGATTTGATCAACCACAAGCGCCTTGCCTATGAATACAATGTGAAAGAGGCGGATAAGGTAGTTATGATGATGCGCTACGGGCGCTAG
- a CDS encoding M1 family aminopeptidase, producing the protein MTRFLPPLLLCLLFSYTCTFAQELATCAESRLQATQREAVATPEHQRLMNQYDMTFYKLDLQLERDSRYVAGNVTLQARARQPLNVFAFELHPNFQIDSVVVNGQRQASINRAGVEVAVPLAVPVAAAQLVRAVIYYKGTAPSGNNAAIGNGFSTAREPQWGNSVTWSLSEPYAAYEWWPTKQVLTDKADSVHVFVTTAAENKVGSNGLLTRVVDLPDGRKRHEWKSRYPIDYYLVSVAVSDYEEYVQVANLPDAPAPVPIVNYVYRGGALERYKQEIDRTAGFLEQFSAQFGLYPFYKEKYGHSMAPMGGGMEHQTMTTQSTFTFTLTAHELAHQWFGDNVTCASWQDIWLNEGFASYAEYLALKPYSETAAENWLKDAHTFALQRPQGSLKVEDTTRVSRIFDYRLTYKKGASVVHMLRFELNNDALFFQALREYQQRFGGGTARTSDLQLVMEEVSGKDLDYFFDQWYSGEGYPIYAVEWNQENGQAVIRSTQTTSATTPFFRSDVEYGIVTANDTIVYRLTQEQPVTEHLVQADAPILDILVDPNNWLLQVTEQVVQNTALEIPAPANAVLFPNPVYTSEVHVANLSFQPNTAFIYDAAGRTVRQLSMAPSYRAQLDVSSLSGGWYLLHLTDGQQHFRSSFIRIRTK; encoded by the coding sequence ATGACCCGTTTCCTGCCACCCCTTCTGCTTTGCCTGCTTTTTAGTTATACCTGCACTTTTGCGCAGGAACTGGCAACCTGTGCAGAAAGCCGCCTGCAGGCAACTCAACGCGAGGCAGTGGCAACACCCGAACACCAGCGGCTCATGAACCAGTACGACATGACCTTCTACAAACTGGACCTGCAATTGGAGCGCGACAGCCGCTACGTTGCCGGAAACGTGACGCTGCAAGCTAGGGCAAGGCAGCCGCTAAACGTTTTTGCCTTTGAGCTGCACCCCAACTTCCAGATAGACTCGGTGGTGGTGAACGGGCAGCGCCAGGCAAGTATAAACCGTGCAGGTGTGGAAGTAGCCGTGCCTCTTGCTGTGCCGGTGGCAGCGGCACAACTGGTAAGGGCCGTTATTTACTACAAGGGCACGGCACCCTCCGGAAACAACGCAGCCATCGGCAACGGCTTCAGCACGGCCCGGGAGCCACAGTGGGGGAATTCTGTAACCTGGAGCCTGAGCGAGCCCTATGCCGCCTACGAATGGTGGCCCACCAAGCAGGTACTCACCGATAAGGCCGATTCCGTACACGTTTTCGTAACCACCGCTGCCGAGAACAAAGTTGGCTCCAACGGCCTGCTGACGCGGGTGGTGGATTTGCCCGACGGCAGAAAGCGCCATGAGTGGAAATCGCGCTACCCGATTGATTATTACCTGGTGTCGGTGGCTGTGTCGGATTACGAGGAGTATGTGCAGGTAGCAAACCTACCCGACGCGCCTGCTCCCGTGCCCATTGTAAACTACGTGTACCGCGGAGGCGCTTTGGAGAGGTACAAACAGGAAATTGACCGCACCGCTGGCTTTCTGGAGCAATTCTCCGCGCAGTTTGGGCTGTACCCTTTTTACAAGGAGAAGTATGGCCACAGCATGGCACCCATGGGTGGCGGCATGGAGCACCAAACGATGACGACACAAAGTACGTTCACCTTCACTTTGACGGCGCACGAACTGGCCCACCAGTGGTTTGGCGACAACGTAACCTGCGCCAGTTGGCAGGATATCTGGCTGAACGAAGGCTTTGCGTCCTATGCCGAGTACCTGGCCCTGAAGCCCTACAGCGAAACGGCAGCAGAAAATTGGTTAAAGGATGCGCACACCTTTGCCCTGCAGCGGCCCCAGGGAAGTTTAAAAGTGGAAGACACCACCCGTGTATCCCGCATTTTTGACTACCGCCTTACTTATAAAAAAGGAGCCAGCGTGGTGCATATGCTGCGCTTCGAGCTGAACAACGATGCGCTTTTCTTCCAGGCCCTGCGCGAGTACCAGCAGCGCTTCGGCGGCGGCACCGCACGCACTTCCGATCTGCAACTGGTAATGGAGGAGGTTTCTGGCAAAGACCTTGATTACTTCTTCGACCAGTGGTACAGTGGCGAAGGCTACCCGATCTACGCAGTAGAGTGGAACCAGGAAAACGGCCAGGCCGTAATCCGATCCACCCAAACCACTAGCGCCACCACTCCCTTCTTCCGTTCTGATGTGGAGTACGGTATCGTTACAGCCAACGACACCATTGTGTACAGGCTAACGCAGGAGCAACCTGTAACTGAGCACCTGGTACAGGCGGATGCGCCGATTTTGGACATACTTGTAGATCCGAACAACTGGCTGCTGCAGGTAACAGAGCAGGTTGTACAGAATACCGCGCTCGAGATACCCGCGCCCGCCAATGCCGTGCTGTTTCCGAACCCGGTTTATACTTCAGAAGTGCACGTTGCCAACCTTTCCTTTCAGCCCAACACCGCCTTCATCTATGATGCGGCAGGCAGAACAGTCCGGCAGCTTTCAATGGCGCCTTCCTACCGGGCACAACTGGATGTAAGCAGCCTTAGCGGCGGCTGGTATTTGCTGCACCTCACAGACGGGCAGCAGCATTTCCGCAGCAGTTTTATCCGGATCAGGACAAAATAA